The genomic DNA GCTAACTTGTCCGATCCAACCGCGATGACGGTCGCGACGGTAGATGAACATGGGCAACCTTTTCAGCGTATCGTGTTACTGAAAAATGTCGATGATGCCGGTTTTGTGTTTTACACCAACTTGGGCAGTCGCAAGGCGCAGCATATTGCGCACAACAACAAAATCAGCCTCCATTTCCCGTGGCATCCGCTGGAGCGCCAAGTGCATATCACTGGTGTGGCGGAAAAACTCACCGCCTTGGAAAACATGAAGTATTTCATGTCGCGTCCGAAAGAGAGCCAGATAGCGGCAATCGCCAGCCATCAAAGTAGCCGAATCTCCGCTCGTGGAGTGTTGGAAGGTAAGTATCTTGAGCTTAAGCAGAAGTTTGCAAACGGTGAGATTCCTGTGCCTAGCTTCTGGGGTGGCTACCGCATCAAGCCTGAAAGTATGGAGTTTTGGCAAGGTGGTGAGCATCGCCTGCATGACCGCTTCTTATATTCGCGAGAAGGTGACGTTTGGTCTGTGGATAGACTTGCGCCATAAACCCCAATCAATAAGCTTGAAGTTGCCGCTTACTGGGCTGCAACTTCAAGCCGTTTGGGTATTGTGTGATCGCTCAACACAACGGAAAGCTGTTTTCTAAGCAAGGTCTTCGGGATCACCGAGCCGAATCCCCTATCCAACGCGAGATCAATCATTTGATCTTTGCTTAATGCACCAAATTTACTGCGTAGTTTGGCTTCATATCCTTCCACGGTTTTAATCGAGATCCCCATCACTCGTGCAATGTGTTGTGGCTTTTTGCCATACAAGAGCAAAAACAGAACTTCGGATTCACGGGCGGTCAATTTCAACGTATCGCGATCGGCGACCGATTTAAAAGTGGTGGAGGTGGATAACCCGGTTGCGCGGCATACCCAATGACCGACTTCTAGAATGGCTGTGTCGGTTAAATCCTGCCCGAAAAAAATGGTGCCTTGGATCTTACCTTGGTTATCATGCCAAGGCGTCTTAGTAAAAATATGCGCATGCCAGTGACCATCGGGGTAGGGGTGAATATCAAGCACTTTGACGGAGTGCCCCGTTTCAATCACATAGCGATCTTGCTGTTGAAAGTCGGCGGCACAGGCTGCCGTTGGGCTAGGCATGTCGAAATCGGTGCGCCCGATGCAATCTTCGGCGCGCTTTAACCCGATCAATTCGCCATAGGCTTGGTTGGCATACACAAAAACCGAGTTTAAGTCCTTGCAT from Vibrio tarriae includes the following:
- the pdxH gene encoding pyridoxamine 5'-phosphate oxidase, with product MDLSDIRREYIHGGLRRKDLQANPIDQFNLWLQQAIDANLSDPTAMTVATVDEHGQPFQRIVLLKNVDDAGFVFYTNLGSRKAQHIAHNNKISLHFPWHPLERQVHITGVAEKLTALENMKYFMSRPKESQIAAIASHQSSRISARGVLEGKYLELKQKFANGEIPVPSFWGGYRIKPESMEFWQGGEHRLHDRFLYSREGDVWSVDRLAP
- a CDS encoding helix-turn-helix transcriptional regulator → MPNHLTLEQISLFKQLPGYWGCKDLNSVFVYANQAYGELIGLKRAEDCIGRTDFDMPSPTAACAADFQQQDRYVIETGHSVKVLDIHPYPDGHWHAHIFTKTPWHDNQGKIQGTIFFGQDLTDTAILEVGHWVCRATGLSTSTTFKSVADRDTLKLTARESEVLFLLLYGKKPQHIARVMGISIKTVEGYEAKLRSKFGALSKDQMIDLALDRGFGSVIPKTLLRKQLSVVLSDHTIPKRLEVAAQ